One Carya illinoinensis cultivar Pawnee chromosome 5, C.illinoinensisPawnee_v1, whole genome shotgun sequence genomic window, TATTCAGCACTCTCTATGAATGGCAGCACATAATAGCTCCCAACTCTAAATTGTGTAGTGGTATCATAGTACCCTCCCACGGTACTGACCGAGGTTTGATTCCCCGGATGTGcagtttatatttatattgccaatcaaaaaattttaaatacttcctgtgtacttgcaTTGTGCCTCGCTGTGCTCTTAATAAAATTGCAGAACTTTTATATGAcaacacaatttttttaaagatctaGATATCTTTAATTCTGCTTTATAGCTTATAATTTGCAATTTTTTCCCTTTATTGgtttcttcttattctttctTTGTTCTCTCCTTGTGAAATCACCCTGGTGCCAGTGCTTGTGTACTAGCTAATTTTGTTGGCAGTTTTGTTGATAAAAATAGTAGGGAGGGGGCGAGTTCTCCTTGAGCGGATGGtttaaaagaactattattattccaaaaaaaagggaagaaaaccTGCTATTATTTACCTATCTTCCTACATGCGACAAAAAAGTACATGTACCATCTAGCACTTTGAATTGGATGTATGTTTTTTTAGTTTATAGTTTCTATGAAAATGACCTTTGGAGTCTTTGGATATCTTTTTGTAATTGCACAAATTGATCTTAATAAAATCTTGAGATTTGTTTGCAATAACTTATTTGGTAACTTAATTCAGGAATACGGTTTTAGGGGTTTATGATAGAAGATAAATGGGTTGGACTGTAGATAAATAAGTTCAATGGCAGGTTTAAACAAAAAAGGGGATTAATAAGTTTCAGCCTGGTTCTGAAGCATATTTTTGGCTGCAATAAAATAAGTTTTTGAGTAAGGGATAAATTCAGTTCCTTGGGTATAGAAAATGcgtagggttttagggtttcttAAGGTGCAGGAACAGGGCCTGGTTTGGATTTGAAATCAAGACTGGCAGAGGCTGAAACTTGGTGCTGTTGAGAGGCTGTAAATAGTATGTGtgttttgaagaagaagaagaagaagaatataaagaaaggagaggaagagaaagaatgaaagactGTGGGCAACTGCACTTTCAGGAgactaatatattaaaaactccATCAAGCAATGTTTAAATTTGTTTGAGTATATATTCGTGCTTATTTTCCAAATTTCATTGCATTGGTTTTAGAGCATAACTTCTTTGTATCTAGCTTTGGTTATTCATGACCCTTATGTTTGCATCATGAATGGTCTGAAAAGATAAagtcaatttattttatgttcattttgatatttcttattttctggTAGAAAGGATGCTTTTGAAGTCCTTCATTCAAATGGTTCAAGGCATAAGAAGGTACATCTTCTGtgttatttttgagttttttactTTTCCTTTCTCCTGATCACCATCAAAACTTAtcctactattaaaaaataagtaatttttgAGTCTCATCGTGTTCTTCAGTATCAGCTTTGAAACTATTGTTGTGGTTCATGATCTAATGTTCCTGATACTCTTGTAGAATATTGAAAATGTTCCCAGAAGGATGGGAACTGAATTTCATTTTTGCTGCAACAGAACAATGTTACGTAGTTAATACCCATGAAGatccttcaaattttagccacGATAGGATTTATACATCTGTTTTACTGATGATCTTCATGTTAAAATAATTCATATAGGAGGATACCATTGTTCTTATAGATGAGGATGAATCTCATCTTCTACAGATGACAGAGCAAGCAGACAAACTTGATGAATGGTAAATAGGACTTCCACTAGTGGCTTCTagtttattgttttgtatttagctTACCCAATATATGTTGAGGtctgatataatttgattccAATGACTCTTTTCAGCATGAAAGATGCAAAGATCACCTACCCGTCAAGGTACCAAAAATCTTTTCTTATGAATGATGTGGAATGTGTTCCTTTTACTtcaatttatttagaaaaattgttttTGCATTATATACTTCATTGTACTTTATTTTTGACCAGGGATGATCCAGAATCTGTTGAAATTTGTTGTGCGGACATAGACTGCCTGGCACCTGAAGGCTATTTGACCTCAACTATCATGAATTTTTACATGCGGTTGGTTAGCTTGTTGTAGTAATTGGGAATATACCCGTATTTACTTTAGTTTGTGCTATATAGTTCATCCAGCAAATTTTGTCTGAATTggcaaagttttttattttttattttttatagcagtttcttttttataaacttGGGCTTTCACAGTGCTTACAACTAGTgtctcattttttaaacatcttttgCATGTATCTTGGCAATCAACGTTTTCTGCTGCaggtttattttgttttatttgattatttccttttcattcaaAACTTGTACTTAGGCAGATTTATACCACTTTAATTTAGATTGTTAATGCATGggtgttaattaaaaaattatgggaGAAAATGGAAATGCATCttcttttaatgatattttgGCATTATCTTAACTGAATCTGTTGGTTCAttagatgttgagttttcaTGCTTTAGTTCTGAAGTAATTCATTTTCATTGATGAATGTACTATTTTAGTCATTCATACGtggccctttttttttctcccgTTTTGATTAGAATTTTCTTGTATTGTCATTTGGCTATAATGGAAGAACTGGACTAAGGTGTTAATAGAGCCCTACATAGGATTTAATGACGATCTTAGTGTGCTGCCTTTGGCATGGTAAACTGGATGCATCTATATATGTACAGAGACACACACAAACTAAATTGATGGAAATTATAATAGTTACCTTGCCTTGTAAATTCTTAAGTTGTACACACTCTATCAGGGATTACTTTTAGTAATAAATTTGCTATGTGGTTACTAAAAATTTGCATTTGAGTTTCTATATTGAATCCCTTACTGGTTCGTTTGGCTAGATATCTACAGCAGCAAGCATCTCCAACAAATAGAACAATATGCGATTATCACTTTTTCAATACATATTTTTACAAGAAGCTCACAGAGGCTGTATCATACAAGGTAGTTGTTTCccttagtttatttatttcccATAAATCAAACTATTTTTTCTAGCTTTTGATGCATTAGACTAACATTTGGGGATTTGTAGATGCAGAACTGTAAAACTAGTTTGTTGGGATAGTTACTTActctgtttgttttgtttttaaatatgtcATGGGTTGAGCAATTTGATAGTGACTATTATAACTTTGACATTACATGATGTTCCCTTGTAATTTGTAGGGAAGTGACAAGGAGACTTCTTTTGTCAAGTTCAGAAGGTGGTGGAAAGGTGTCAATATATTTCAGAAGGCATATGTACTTATCCCGATACATGAAAAGTAAGTTTTGAGTTGATATGGTTTTGTATGTGTAAGATGGTTAACGGTCAGTGTGACATTTAAAGATGTTAATTTAAAGATGTTAATGTTCCATATATGGTCAAAAGTCCATATATGCTTGTTTCCAGCAAGCATCCTTCTGAGTTGATGCATATCCTGAATTATGGTTACCATGACCAGAACAGTTCAGCTTACATTCTGTAATGATTAAGGGAACCGTCTCTGCCCATCCTGTGTCTACTTAAatgttctctttcttttcctctcctgCAAAACTTTGTTACAGAAATGGTATGTAAACTTGTAAAAATGAGACGCTTGAGCCATGATCCCAATCCTGGTGCCATTGTTATTGGCACTCATTGAAAACAGGTACATGGCATGATCTGGCAAGCAAATTGCTCCTGCCTTGTTAAGTAGGAATGATCAAAACTAGGCCTTTGAGAGAGTGTTGATTTACTTTCCTGTACAATGATCATGCCTTTTCATTTCATTGCTTGCTGATCTATGTAGTTGTTACCATTTGTAAAAGTGTGTGGGCTAAGATGAATCCTGCTTTATTTAATGAAGAATGAGGCTGGTCTGATATGTTTGGCTTAGGTTCCTAGATAAATTCCAATAAAGCAGGTGCATGACGTGATCTTGCCAGCCAATTGCTCTTGCCTTGTTAAGTAGGAATGATCAATATTGGCCTTTGAGAGAATGCTAATTTACTTTCCTGTCAAACAACAATTGTTTTTCGTTTCATTGCTTGTTGAGCCATGAAGTTGGCACCATGTTGTAAAAGTGCCTGGGCAAAGATGAATCCCATTTTATTTGACTAAGAATGAGGATGGCTCATATGTGTTGTTTAGGCTTCTAGATACATAAATTGGAAGTGAACGAGGTATTATATACAATGCTTAAGATGGAATATGTTATAATGTTATCGACCATTGTTTCAGtgtttttcatctcaaaatgaTATATCGAGTGATTTAGAAACGACTAGGATATCATTGGAACTTCAAGAAGAAGGGAAGGTTAGGCATGCTCTTTGTATGCCACTAGTGTACTCGGGCTTGCctcttatatcaataaaatttacttttacctaACAAacaaaccgagagagagagagagagagagagagagagagaagaagaagaagaagaagaagaagaagaagaagacgggAAGGTTAGAGGAACGCAAAATTAGCAAAGAAAATTGGGTCAATGGAACAAGAGGTTTTTAGACTTTAATTGTTCACTAGGaatgcaaatttaaaaatttgtttgccATAAATACAATAAATGGTATGCTGCCTGTTCCCCGCTCCTTTTTGGTTAAAATCATTGCACCTTGTTTGACTTCTTTATGTTGTGTTGATGTACTCAGTCTTCATTGGAGCTTGGTGATTATATGTATCCCTGATAAGGAAGATCAATCAGGGCCTATAATTCTTCATTTGGACTCGTTGAGACTTCACTCAAGCAGATTGATTTTTGAGAACATCAAGAGGTGAGAAGCAAGAAGCCTTGATGAcatattaatgattttttatattgtgcGTACTTTTTGTAAGTTTGGCAAATAAGATGCATCTTCTGTCATATGGTTAATGTCATTAAGTCTTGCAAAATGTTGTACCAAGCACTCCTGCCCCCCAAAAGTGGTGACCGGGCACCCACTGGGTTGTTGAGACGTTTAGTTTTGTccaggggtgtaaccggtccggttcggtccggttttagacaaaatctaggaccgaaccggtaggcaccggttttatatttttcaaaaccgattacgcatcgattaccctcctaaaccggtattccggttttaccggtttccggtccggttcggttcggttttccggttttaataaaatatatatttattataaaaaaaatctgtttataaaaaaaaaaaaactgctatgtcaaaaaattctacttaaaaaaaaactactatataaaaagactgctatgcaaaaaaaaaagtgctatgtaaaaaatttatgctattagtatagctttggtatggctttatataaattatatgctaatatatataatttatatttatctactaatgtcttatgtacttatcaaaaaaaatataaagagttttaagtgtattaggccattaaaatttagtaataatatttgagtgattttctttctttttaggttcttacttcttatgaatctatgataaaatgttattaataaataatatatatttataatattatatatttaaagcatatgatcaattaaattttcatgtttgagattaaacttttattttataaattaaaataacactatcttatatataattataatttatattattatatattatatataaaaaattatatataatataaaatatataacatataacattaaataaataaaaaaatatacacatattaaatagtaccggtccggtctaaaaatggccggaaccgaaaccggaccggttccggccggtttttcattttatgaaaccggTTCCAGACCGGACAGgttcaaaaccggcacaaccggtccggtccgggccgatccggtccggttttccggttaaaatttacacccctagttTTGTCCTCTACTTATTAACATTGCCTCACTAGTTGAGATACCAGAAACCCCACAACCAAGCACTCCCGTCCTGAAAGGCGGAGGCAGGACAACCACTAGTTGTTGATGATATGTTTGGTTTTGTCCTTTACTTACTGATCTGATTTAGGTTATTTATAGGGTAATCTCATTTTCATGCTTTTTAGGTTTAAACAAACAATCATTTGTCCATAATCTTACTAAAGGTTAAGAGTGAGAAGTGTTGCCACTATCACAGTAATGGCAACCTGCAGTGATTTTATAACTAATTGAATTGTTCAAACATAAATTGTTTATAGGCTGAGTAtataaattagatttttttggcaatatgttttctttttaatatgacAGCCGGCcaaaatatacatacatatatatatatttgtatggaTGTATGGGCTTGGTACATAGTCCCTGGCTTTTACGCCCTTATCTTTTTGCTCCTtcgattttcatttttatcattattttatcattttaatactcaaatttgtaattttttccaATAAGAATCCTCCATTAGATTTCTATTAAAAATCTCATGGAATTCGGACATGGCATGCCATGatgcaatatatatacacacatatataatacataaaaatcatttaaaatttaaaaaaacaaaaaacaaaaaatttttggAACAAAAAACCAAGACTTAAACTGCTCAACTTGGCCAGATAGGGGGGCCGCTTGAGTTGGCCACACAGGCCGTGTCGCGGTTTTACCTAAACCCAGGCGCCACCTCAATTGTTACCCAAAGCCATGCCACACTGCCTGGGTTACACAAACCCATGCCCCAGGTGCATGCTTCCTGTGTTTGGACATGGGCCACCCattgaatattttatttcttttttttttttaatattttttctgttttccaagttttaatttataagttttggCTTTTTTAAAATGTGGTATTTGACTTTTTTGTATTAAGTTTTTTcagttttataatattgtagttgaatttagtttttttattttaatttcctctatttaggttttatttttcagttttttgacCAATGTAAGttaatttcttaaaaatgaAATAGGAGGCATTTTGTTGAATCGCCTATTGGAGTGCCATCATGAGGCAATGGTTATTCGTTTACTCTATTGGTTAAATCattttagatatatattttcagatttttataCCTCGAAGGTAAGTTCATCAACTACATATTGATATGGCAAAGCATGCTTTGTGAATAAGCTATTCATTACAATGTCTGCATCATGTTATTTTTAAACCTCAGAAATTGTGTAAATGTGCTCTGTAGCTTTATGAAAGAAGAATGGACCTACTTATTTCAAGAAGAAGTTGCTCCTTCAGATCTTCCAATTGCGGACACCATCTGGAAAAATCTTGATCGTAGAATTGATGAGAAAGTCATTGCGGTAATTTTTTCTGCTCAATTGCTTCTCTTTTGtgtgtattttggtttttttttttttttttttttttgggggggggggggggggggggggggggggggctataTTAAATGGGATGTGGCCTCTCACCTTCCCTTAACTCCCGTTTTCCCAGTGTTGGTAGGATTTTTTATCCTGAGGCTATTAAATGATGAGAGGGACTTCATACGCTAACTAGCTTAAACCTACCAGAGTATTCAGTCAGCCTTAACTTTAACTAAGTGGTGGAGTCAGATTGGCATTGTTCCTAGGTTTAACACTTATTAACACCGATAACTAAAAagcacacatttttttttttgggtttggggGCTGTTGGCACGGcagggggagggggggtgtaTATGAAAAGGGATGTGGCCTGACCTTCCCTTAACTCCCACTTTCCCAGTGTTGGTAGGATTTGATCCTGAGTCTCTTAAATGATGAGTAGGGACTTCACACACTAACTAGCTTAAACCTACCAGAGTCAGCCGTAACTTTAACTCAAGTGGTGGAGTCAGATTGGCATTGTTCCTAGTTTAACACTTACTAACGTCGATAactaaaaaacacaaaaaaaaaaaaaaaaaaaaagcaaaaattaagtttcatttttattttgagagatcaACCTTTCATTCTACCATGTGAAGTTGCTGCCTAGAAATATCAAATTAGTCACTTTTCCTGGTTCTTTTCTGCCATCTAGTACGTTCTCAGTGGTAGTCGCATTGAAGGTGTTGAAGCATCAAATTTcccattgtattttttttagcttGAATCTCAGTGCAACCAAAAgttaaaatgtgaattttttttcttagccCGTTTCCCAGAGGAGAGGGGGGAGTGGGGATGAAaaaacacatgaaaaaaaaaaaaaaaaaaaaaccatttggaAGGCATGATGGAATTTGCATTTACCCAAAGCCTCCATATATTTCCTCTTGGTCTTGAGTAGTGAAACTGCCATTGGAATGCTTTGAAGTTCTGCATGAAAAATTGTGAGAGCATCTCTTTTACCAAAGAATGATtgcctttattttttcaatttttacagAAGAatgatttccttttttgtttttcaaaattttaaggtAAGTACAAGACCTTGTTTCAATAAGAGGAGCATATCTGTGAAGGTTtgggacccccccccccccccccccccccccccccccccccctcttttttttaactttgactGATCAATTCCTCTAAATATGAACAAAATACATGcgtggaattttatttttatcaattggGTATTCAGGAAGAAAAAGTTTGCAGTTTGAAGGCAGGTTGTGAAAAGATGTTTAGGAACTTAATATGTGCAGTTGGACAAATTGATTCGTGCTTAGGACCATTCAAGTTGTTGATGCTCACGTTTTGTCAAGAAATAGGATGTTAGATCATGTGAATTGaccaaaaaatataaagaaaagagaattgaccaagaaatgaagaaaaatgggAAAACGAGTGACCATTTACTTTTACACTGTGAAGTGGCTAGGGAGTTATGGATTGGCATTTTCAGTGGAGCTGGgttgagttgggttatgcctaagagTGTGGTGGATTTATTAGCATGTTGGAATAGGAATCATAATAGCTCTCAATTGGTTGAGGTGTGGAGAATGATAcctttgtgcttaatgtggtgcatatggatggAAAGAAATGACAGGTGCTTTAACAAGAAGGAGCGAGCAGTGGGGCAAATCTGGAATTTCTTTGTGTTTCCTCTTATTtagtggttttctgctattgtactaaaGGGAGGGAATGTTAACGAGTTTTTGTCTTCTTTTCGGTTttttagaatgtaattaggtgtctcattttgtatacttcctgtgtacatgggctttgcctagtttcattctcttcaataaagtttcttacttatcaaaaaaaaaaaaaaagaaaagaaaaaaacgaaGTATGATGTTAGTCAACTATGAGGGCTGAATTTGAATGCAAGGTGTGGCCATTACGAGGGCTGAATTTGAATAAGAAAACCAGGGGGATTCATTCTCCTGATTTTCACTCTTTTAGGCATCGAGGGCGTCAGATCTTTGCTATGTTGCATTTAAAACTGTGATATGACGTGTCATTGTTGACGTTTATTTCTAAATCTTTAGAAGCTTACCTATTTTGTTTTATTCGGTTCTTAATTTCCCACAGGTTCCCCAACAAAAGAATGACTTTGATTGTggtctctttgttcttttcttcatggagcGCTTCATCGAAGAGGCCCCCGAAAGGCTGAAAAAGAAAGATTTGGCAATGGTATGgttctttattttcttaaaaaaggaTAGCTGAATTTATTCTTTAGtaaatttcttgaaatattttccttggctcttaatatatttgtattctCAGTTTGGCCGGCAGTGGTTCAAACCAGAGGAGGCCTCAGGTCTGAGGGTGAAAATCCGGAAGATACTCGTACAAGAATTTAGAAAAGCATGCGAGGTAAACCATGCCGTAGAGTCTTCTCCTCTGAAAACCAGCGACCAGAAGGATTCTGACTGAATTTAGTGCAATCTGCAACCAGTAGGTATAGCACACAAGGTTGATGCAAGTACCTACTCCATGAACAAGGTGTACCAATGGCAAATCAGCTGTGTAAAGGATCTTTGAAATTAGTTTTGTATAGCCTGAAGAATTGGTACAAATGTCCATCACAGGAAGAATTGGGTCATCAAGGAGTCATGACCTCTTCATGGGTTAGAAGCCCATTTAGGTTTTACTTTTTTACTAGATGTATAGAGGAACGGAATGATGCCGC contains:
- the LOC122309778 gene encoding ubiquitin-like-specific protease 1D — its product is MPYSFDFFHSIAYHYKKQETLQSYSASHSNWKLQLGFPKLTQYISRPNTIDRRHTDRQTLSRSITCMEEGGAKKIPLVLDWEKLLPSHDDDVPPPLLVVKPSGQPPNESPMDSDQSHSQREEGGFDFLSDHELNESIRSKLRTLENMAPKLPDKGEKIRATLKRLEDEMERRKLRRLNKENDKCDKPTQSTSSSSAGVSNGMREETTSPEDYSQSSFASHFRRKMEEDTHSGTTDAFDKELSVLSHCDSQKVMHREEIPQKGRRKCRSSPRQWSVQCPSNISRHVLSNGSKKGRAPPTRSLRLMSSCFAKKKDAFEVLHSNGSRHKKEDTIVLIDEDESHLLQMTEQADKLDECMKDAKITYPSRDDPESVEICCADIDCLAPEGYLTSTIMNFYMRYLQQQASPTNRTICDYHFFNTYFYKKLTEAVSYKGSDKETSFVKFRRWWKGVNIFQKAYVLIPIHENLHWSLVIICIPDKEDQSGPIILHLDSLRLHSSRLIFENIKSFMKEEWTYLFQEEVAPSDLPIADTIWKNLDRRIDEKVIAVPQQKNDFDCGLFVLFFMERFIEEAPERLKKKDLAMFGRQWFKPEEASGLRVKIRKILVQEFRKACEVNHAVESSPLKTSDQKDSD